The Chthoniobacterales bacterium nucleotide sequence CGAAGGTACTTCTGCGCGAAGACCCAGTACGCGTTCCTTTCGGTGACATCTACTAGTGCGATAAAGACCGGCAGACGAGCATCGTCTCGGTAGTATAGGAGAGGTTTGCGATTCATGCGGAAGCGAATACCGCCTTTTCGAATCGTAACCGAGTGAGAGCCTTTTACCTGAACCCCGAGCTGCAGCCCGGTCAGTTCGCCGGCTTCCACAATTTCAACATTGTAGTCGACGAAGAAGTCGGGTACTTGCGCCCGCCATAGCCACGAGTCAGGGAGAAGTGATTTCAGAACCTCAATCGCCCTTTGCTCGATAACGAAGCTCGGCCCCACCGTCGGTTGGTTTGATCGCTTAGCGCCCATCAGCACGCCAAACATACACCGTTTGAATCGTAGTCTGGAAAATCCGGTGCGGAACTAGCCTGTACACGCTAAATTAAACGGATGCGGCGAGACTGTGGCCGCGTTGCTTTCGCACAGATTCGCGAGTTTACTGGCGTTGTTTAGAGGGGCTCATCTGCGCCGTCCTCACGGGCGCTCTCGGTCTTCCGGCCAATGGTCTCTCTTGGAAACCACCGCACCGCTGCGGGTGCGCAGATCATCACGAGGCTCACTGCTGATCGATGCGACTCGCGCCGAACATCGGCTTACTGCATGCTGATTTCATCAGCGATGTTCATCTGGGCCATATTTCTAGAGAGCGCATTCCTCCTTTTACTTGGCGGTACCGTTCTCGGGCTGATTCACTGGAAGAATCGGAAAAAACGTCATCCCTTTACACAAAAGATTCTGCGTCCGCCGGGCGAATCCCTACGCATCAAATTGGTCGAACTAGACGAGCGATTGAATGATCGACTGATTCAGCTTTTCTTGTCGGCGTATTCGCCGCTCATAATGGCTGGTTTGGTCGCACTCCAAGGCGTCCATACCGGTATCGGAGTATGGATCACGATCGCTGCCATCGCTGCGATCGCATCGATTTGGTCGGCCTATCGACTGTGGAAAGTGCTCAATCTGCGACCTCGCATTCGCTTGGGTTTCGAAGGCGAGCGACACGTTGGCGAAGCGCTCAATCAGCTAATGCTCGTCGGCTACCGCGTTTTTCACGACTTCCTTATTACGGACAAGCCGCGCTCGATTCGAAACATTGATCACATTGTAATTGGTCCGAACGGAGTCTTTGCCGTTGAGACGAAGACCCGTCGAAAAATGAAGGGCGAAAAGGGCGCGACGGTCACCCTTCTGGATAACGCGCTGCAATATCCATGGGGTATTGATCAACGTGACCTAGCCCAGGCGCAGGAGGAGGCCGCGTGGTTAGCCGAGTGGCTCTCGAAAATCTCTGACCAATCATCAGAGTGGGATCGATACTTGTCCTTCCGGGCTGGTTTATCGACCGGCGCTCAAAACTGGTAGTCACAGTTCTCAGCGGCAGCGAAGTCGCAGCAAATATTCCGAAATTGAACGGAACCGCGACGAGCGAGAGCGACGTTCGCCGTTTCGCGGCCATGATCGAAGACCGCAATCGCAATATCGAATACTGATGCGGCAGCGCGCGGAGGGAGACAGCGCCGACGAGATTGGTTGCGATCGCCCGACCCCGTGTCGGGCCGGTACCGGCAACGCGAGTAATCAGCTAGTTGCTGGTATTGACCCTCAAAAATAGCGAACGCCAAAACTCTGGCGGGATCGGTGATTGGTGCTTCAAACATGCGAGCGCAAAAACAGAAGAAGGAACGCGCTCACCCAATTGAAGAGGAAACCGCTGACGCGCAGCGTAGGCAAAGGACGCTAGCTGCGCAGGGAGCCCAAGATCAGGCAACGCCGAGTCCGGTACGAACTCCGCCGGTATGGCAACACCATCGAGAACGGCTTCTTCCAAGATTCGGTTCTCCCACTCGGGCGGAGGCGCCCAACTCATCAATTGCATCGGCTGCCGGTCGCCAAGCGGCTTGCCGTCATCATCTGCGGCTAGGATCAACCGGAGAAAATAATGTCGAAGCAATTCCGCGTGTTTTGCCGCAGGCAGCGAACAGCAGAGTTCGAGAAGCATCAGAAGCAGGTTGGAACTCGTGTCTCCAAACGCGCGCTCGCTTTTGCCCCCGGCGCGCTCAAATGCCAGTTCCCAAGAATTTGCGCCGGAAATGAAAGGCGGGCCGCTCTTCCCGAGGCGACGCATTAGAATTCGCTCGCCAAGCATCCAAAGCCAGCCTTCGATGTTGTCGCTTTGTTTAGAAATCCATTGCGCTCTCCAGACGAGGAACAGCTCTATGTGCTGAATGTCGAGCATAGGTCGCAATGCACCGGAATTGTTACTGACTAGCCCGTTTAGAACATCGATGACCGCGGTTAAACGTGGTCGAAACGCGGCGCGCTCTTCAGTTGGTGCTTTGCCTGATAGCTCCACCAGCGCCCATGTCAGGATGCCGAGCCGACCAAGATGCCAAAATGCCAGGTATGAACCTGCGACGCTATCAAGGTTAGTGGTAGATTTCTCTGCTTGGAGGCCGTGCTCAACGGTGGCAACAGCAGCGTTGTCCGAATAAAATCGCTCCAGTTCGCGAAGATAGAATTCGGCCCACATTTCCTGCACCACCTTGTGGACTTCAGGATCATCGCTCTTCTGCGCACAACGCCATGCCGCAAGGACGCCCCACTCTGCAAGGTCAAGCCAACCAGTCTCGCGGGTGGGTTCGCGGGCGTAACTGCGAAGAATTACCAGCGTAACAGGAATCAAGCGCAGCATGCGGAGATCGATCGGCTCGGTGAGGCGCGAAAGAAAACGCCTCCAGTTCGGCACGAGTTGGTTAACCCATTCGTCGGAGCCGTGAATGAAATCGCCAGCCTGCGCGCATAAGTAACTAAATTGTCCGAATAGGTTCTGCGGAACTAGCGACGGAGTGAGGAGATGCTGTCGGACAAGCTCGGTGATCTCTACCAGATTCCATCGCGTGAAAGTCAACGTAGCGTGATCGCCAACTTTTGTTCCAAGCGCGCTGCTCGTCTTCTCGAACGAAGCCACCCCGGCGTCTTCTTGGTCCTTGTTGTACGCAAGGATGATTTCGACGCGTTTGACCTTTTCGAGACCGGCGGCGGAAAGATCAACCGCGGCCGCCCGGCGCAGGTCTCCATCAAATGACTCGGAAATCCAATTCTTATAGGAGAGCACTTCGCCTTTAAGGACGAAGATGACGAGCGATTCGCCCTCCTCGCGGAGGAAAGACAAATCGATCCCGAATTCCTCCTCGGTCTTAGTCTTTGAAATGTCGTCATCGCCTGCTCGTAGCCAAGGCAGGCGAACAGGCTTCCAGCTTAAGGCCAGTCCGAGATTGTAGATGATCCAATCGAATCCATACTTCGTCCCCTTTTTTTCCTTTCGTGTCCGCTCCGCGAGTCCGCGAACGTAATACGTGAGAAAAGAAGTGATCGTGTCCGGCGTCATTGCGCTTTTCTCGATTCGCTTAAACGATGAATCATCTGCAATGCGTGCAGTCGCCGGAGGGCCATGTCTTCGGGGGCGATAAATTCAAGGTTCGGAAATTCGAATTCGAACGAGTGCTCGCCCATTGGGGTTGTTTCGGAAAGATTCGCGTCGTCGTAAGACGAGAAAGCATCGCCGTAGAGCATCTCCACATTTTTCATTAGCTGGGCAAAGACGGATTGCTCTTCAGCTTTGTCGTGGATTTCGCGGTTCATGGTGCGCCACTTCCGTTCCGCCTGCCAGCGGTAATAAGGCACTTGCATCGCATTGAGCGGTGATGCGCGCACCTCCGTTCGAGCTTTGAAGTAATGTTCAGCTTTTTCCACTGCAGCGCGGATGACCTCAGGTTGGCTTTCAAGCTGCTTCAAACTGGCAAGACACGCGTTGGGATAGTTCTTGCATTGGACAAAGAGTTCATCGGAAAACTCTCGCTTCGCGTCTTCGCTGCTCTGCTCAAATCGCGGTGCGACCGCCGAAAAGAATCGCGCGATGACGTTCCCGTGCACTCCAAGGGTCTGAAAAACAAACAAGGTTATCCGGAGGTCATCCTCATGGATCGCGCTCAGCATCTCGGTTGAAAATGCGGCAAGCCCGAGGCACTCAAAGAGCGCAAGACCGAGTTCCCTTCCACCGATCGCCGACTGAAACATCAATCGGCCTACCAATTGGCCATTGTCTTGCGCGGCCATCTTCGAAAGTAGCGCGGTAAAGATTTTGTCAGAACGCACCAGCGGATACAGGACCCCGGGACTGCGCTCGCCAATGGCTTGCAGCGTTTGCTCGAAACCACGCTTGTCGTGGTTCGATTGCTTTATCAGGAAGGATTCGAGAACACGCCACGTGCCGAGACATTTGGGGCCAATGGGCAGAATCTGATTAAGCAGATCCAGGAGATTCGCCTCCGGCCGATCCGCTAAGGAACGGCAGCGGTCGGCGACCGCATTGATTGCTACTGTGATGATGTGTTTCGACTGAATAGATAGATCGGAAGACGCTTTTTCTCGGAGCCATGCGAGAGCAGCTAATAAGCATTGTTCGTTGAGTGCGGCAGCGCAAGCGATCCTGCAAACAACCCCAACGCCCTCCGCGAGGTCCTCCGGGGTACCGGCCTCGCACTGGCGAAGGACTGCTTTGAGCTGGTTGATATCCATCGTGCCACGTCGAGCGGTCGAAATCCACGATCGAAGGGAACAATGCCGCTGGGTGGGGCTTGAGCTGCGAGCGAGTTGCTTGTTTAGACTTAACAGTTTCGCATCCTCCGCCGGTTCTAGCGTTACGCTGCGCAAAGTTCCGAGCATCTGGGCCGCGATCTCCATCGCTATTGTCGACTGCTCGCGCGCCGCGAGAGCCTCGGCAGTTTCGAGAGCCGCGCTTCGATTTACTTCACAGTAGCGGGTGATCGCGCCCCACACTCCCGAAGTAGCTTGGTCATCGCCAAGACGCGTAGCTAATGCCGGAAACCACTCGATGGCGAAACGCCCCGGGAGGGAGAGAGCATCCACCACTGCGGGCAAACCTTCATGGACGCGAAAAAATGCGTGACCGGTTTTGGCAAACGCCAGTAAGAGAGCTTCTGCGTCCTCTTGATTCAGCGAGCGAAGCGCCGCGATCCAAATCTGCGTCCCGATTTTTTTTTCGCTTGGGGCTGCGAATCCGAGGTGATTACAGAAGCTTTCCACCTGCGCGTAAAAGTTTGCGTCGCACGGAATACCATTTTGAAACAGAGCACGCACAACACCCGCTGCAGAGTCGGAATCGGCGGACAGCCACTCACGCTCCGCCTCCAGCGTGGAATGGCGTTCTGGACTGTGCGGCGTATCAAAATCAACCGGAGCGTTCGAGGCAGCGCGACGCGCGGCTGCGAAGATCAGGCTATTCTCGGGACTAAACGACGCCGACATGCTTTACCCAAGCAAACATTCGATCTCCTGTCGAACGCACGTGTCTGGTTCGTCGCGCCGCAAAAGGTGGTGCGCGCGTGCGCTGCGCTCCTCCATATCAATTCCACGAGTGATTATCCACCGGATCAGTTGGCAACGTGAATCGAAAGTGTCTCCAACCGCACTTGAGTGCGGGTCCGCGCCGTACTCGACCAAGAGCTGCGCCAACTCAAGTCGGCGGGCGAATATGGCGGTGCGAAGTGCAGAATTTCTGCCTTCTTGGGGCACGCCAGCGCGCAGAAACACTTCAACGAGACTGTGAAAACCGGTGTCGAGCGCTACACGGGTGGCGTGCGGCCGCTCCGGCCGGCGGGAGGTACGGCACAAGTCTGCCCGCACCCTTGTTGGTGGCGTTGCTTCTCGCATTGGGCGCCAGTTTTTCTACATGTGCCGGTCACGCACTTCCGAGGGCAACCGCAATGCGCGCCTCTCAATGGTGCCAAGTGACAGACGCTTCTTCGGCAAGACTGCAAGGGCGCGATTGATCACTTTGTGCGCTACCAGACGCTGGAAATCGTCTGGCGTGTGAAGCAAAGCGGGGAATGGCCACCCGGGCGGGAATGCGTTGCTGAGATCAAGCACTCCCTGCGGCACGGTCTCCTCGGCCTTCAATCGAGACGCAACGCCGAACACTTCGTTCCCAAATACGTCCGTCAGCGCTTCTGGGGCTTCGAGGCCAGCGGCGGTATAGACACGACACCGCACGGTCCATCCCCGCTGGTTTTGGAGCCAGAGCCCGAGGAAAGTTTCGAGCGCTCCGGGCTGCTCTTTTCCCCGAATACAAGAGCATGTTTTCTCATCTGCTCATCGAATACGGCACGCAAGATTGCTATTTCCTCTGCGGCGAGTTTTCGTGCGGTGAATTCAACTTCCGCGGCGCGAAGCGCACTGTGTCGCAACAACAACAGCGGCGCGAAGGTCAACCACCGTGCGATGCGGGTCGACGGGATGTCGGGTACAATCACGGAATTCGCGCGGTCGGCGTGCGCAGCTGTACGATCAAAACCAACCGCAGGAGTCAGCGCGAGCCCTCTGCAACGAGGTACCAGCTCAAACGACCGGTTTTTCCCCAGAGACTGACGGACAGCACCGAGTTCATTATTACCGAACAACATCCCGCGAGACCGCATCGATTCGAGAGCGACTCGCAGCTGCTCCTTCAAACGCGGAGCGCCCGGCCGTTGGTCCGCTCCCTCGAATGCAACCCGTACCCGTTCGCCATCGCGGGAATAGACGAGCCGCAACATCATTCCCGGCTGCGCGAGTTCCAGTAACCCCGCAACCAGCGCAAGCCTTTCGTCGCCCTCCTCCTCTGCCGTCTCCCGAGACAAGCTAAACTCTCCTCTTCATTGAAGGTTTGTTCCGCGATCGCTTGCGCGCTCTCGCAGGCAGAATGCTGGTTTTCACGCTTCGTCCCAGTTCCACCTACGGCGCCCAGGTAAAACCGGAACTCCGCCTTTATCCGTTCCGTTCTCTCGCCGCGCGACTCTTGGTTGTACTCGCGTTTTTCACTCTTAGTTGATTCAGCTCCCACAAACGCAAGGCGTGACCAAAAGAGCGAGCGTCGTGACGCGTCACGTACCGCCGGACCGTCTTGAAAGACAAATCGTCGCCACGCCGCGCCTTGAAAAATCGAATCCATCTCGATGTAAGAATAGAGGAGGGCGGCGTTCCCATCCACCATCCTGGGGCCGCTGTGACAAGCTTTGTCACGCACTAACGCAAACGGGAACCAACAGGCGGGCGAAATGCAAATCCTCTTAAATGGCCTCATAGCCGGTTGCGCGATCTCGTTGCTCGCAGTGGCCTTTCAACTCGTCTATTTGCCGACGCGTGTATTTTTCATCGGCCTCGCCGGCCTTTATTCGCTCACGCCATATTTCGTCCGGGCGTGCCAGACGGTAGGGCTGTCACTCGCGCTCGGAATAGCAGTAGCCGTGGTTGCTGCGATCTTATTATCCGTTCTTTGCGAATGGATGAATCATGCGCCCCTCACACGGAATCGCGCTTCCGAGGGTGCTCATCTGATCTCATCCCTCGGTATTTACATAGTGCTCGTTCAGACGGCAGCCATGATTTGGGGCAACGAGACGAAAACCCTGCGTACGGGTATCGATTCAACAATCCACTTCAGTGGCGCGGTGCTCACCTCGGCCCAATTCGTAACGGCCGGTGTCGCCGCAGCGATGCTGACAGCGTTCTGGATCCTACTTCGCACGACCACGATCGGACTACGATTGCGCGCCTTGGCGGATAATCCGACACAATTCGCGCTCTTTGGTTACAACAACAATGCTCACAGACTGATCGCCTTTGCTCTGGGGGGAGCGTTCGCTGCCGCCAGTTCGTTGTTGACCAGTTACGACATTGGATTTGATCCATATACCGGGCTGCACGCAGTGCTTCTCGCGATAGTCGCCGTAATCATTGGTGGACGTTACTCCTTCGCCGGACCTGCAATCGGCGGATTGCTGCTCGGCTTTGTTCGGGAGGAAGTGGTTTGGTATTTTTCGGCTCGTTGGCAAGAAGCCGCCACGTTCGCGATCCTGGCATGCTTCCTTTTGCTCCGGCCGCAAGGCCTGTTTGGGCAACAGACGCGGCTTGAAGCAACTACTTCATGAACTACCTGCTTCACCTTTTCATTTACTTCGACATCTATGTGATTGTCGCTCTTAGCCTCAATCTTCTTGTCGGCTATTGCGGGCTGCTCACGTTGGCTCACGCTGGTTTCTATGCAGTCGGCGGCTATGTGTACGCTCTGCTCGCACTTAGACTCGACTGGGGTTTCATACCTGCGGTTGCTGTCGCCATTCTTATCGGCGGCTTGTTGAGTTTGACGGTTTCTCTGCCGGCGTGGCGGCTGAAAGGGGATTTCTTCGTGCTGGTCAGTCTCGCTGTCCAGGCGCTCATTTTCAGCGTTATCTACAACTGGTCTGATCCGGACTCGGCTCTCGGCTCATTCAGAAATCTTACGAACGGTCCGTTTGGGATTGCTGGAATACCGAAACCAAATGTTCTCGGATTCGAATTCGACCATCCCGCCAGCTTCGCCGTTCTCGCTACTACATTGGCTGCATTCTGCGCTTTCATCATCTGGCGGCTAAAGAAGTCACCTTGGGGGCGTGTTCTCGTTTCGATGCGCGATGACGAACTCGCGGCCCGAACCTTGGGCAAGAACACACGTCTTTTGAAATTGCAGGCTGTCGCAATCTCAGCCGCAATGGTTGCAATTGCCGGAGCGCTTTATGCTGCCCATCTCAGCTATGTCGATCCAACGACGGCGTCTCTCGATGAGAGTATCTTGATGCTCAGCATGGTCATTGTCGGCGGAGCCGGCAATTTCCGCGGACCGCTGGTGGGCGCTTTAGTCCTCATTGCGCTTCCCGAACTTCTCCGCTTCACACACTTGCCCGGAGCGTTTGCAGCCAACCTGCGTCTCGGGACCTACGGCTTGCTTCTCATCCTGATGATGCATTTCCGCCCGCAGGGAATAGCCGGGCAATACCGCTTCAAATAATTTGTCACCATCAAGCGGATCGCGAACATGATTACTCTAGTGGAAACACCAAGAGAACGACACGAGGCGACAGAATTGGATGCCGATCACGACGATCAATCAGGAGGGAAGATTCTCCTCTCCGCTCGTGGCTTGCGTAAGACTTTTGGCGGCGAGGTTGTTCTCAACGGACTCGATTTCGATCTGCACGAAGGTGAAGTCGTTCTATTGCGTGGCGAGAATGGCTCGGGAAAGACCACGTTGATCAATATCCTCACAGGAAATATCGAGCCCGATTCTGGCGCAATTCACTATAGCAGTAATGGATCATCGCGCGCTTATGAATTTCCACGACGGCTGTGGCAAGGGTTAGGTCCTCAAGATCATTTTCGGCCGGAATTCGTCGCCCAGAGCGGAATTGGCCGAACCTGGCAGGATGTACGTCTGTTCAATTCTCAATCATTGCGGGACAACATTGCCGTCGGTGTTTCAGCCCAGCCAGGCGAGAATCCTTTGCGCACTCTATTTACTCCGCGACACACCCGCCGAGTAGAGCGCCAAGTCGGTCAGAAGGCTGACAAGATACTTGCCGATCTTGATCTTGGCGGACGCGAAGATTCTTCGGCGGATAAAATCTCGCTCGGACAATCCAAGCGGGTTGCCATCGCGCGCGCATTCGCAGCCGGCGCTCGATTGTTCTTCCTTGATGAACCGTTGGCCGGGCTGGACCGGCAAGGCATCATCAACGTCCTCGCCTTGCTCGAGTCACTGATTCGCCAGCACAGGGTTACCGTTGTTGTTGTGGAACACGTTTTTAATCAAATTCATCTACACGGCCTTTTGACGACGGACTGGCTACTGGCGAATGGCAGGATTCAACGAACTGCCAGCGAAAAGATCATTGGAAATCGCAATACGCTAACGCCACAACATCGACCCGCCTGGTTCGACCTTCTCGTGCCGAGTCGGGCGGAAGTTTTGGAAGAAACTTTACCACGTGGGGCCATACTAACTCGAATTCGGTCTGGCAAGCGCGGCTCAGAATCCAGAAAAATCCTTGAGATTCGCAACCTAGTCGTGAATCGCGGTTCACACACCTCGATTGGTCTCGATGATGGACGTGAGATTTCTGGACTCAATCTCGCACTTTACGAAGGCGAAACCGCCGTCTTGCAGGCTCCAAACGGTTGGGGGAAAACGACACTCGGCGAAGCGATCATAGGCCTTATTCCCATCGATCGCGGCGAGATTCTATTCGACGGTCAGGACATTAAACAGCTGCATGTGTGGCAACGCGCTCGTGCAAGACTTCACTTCGTTCCCGCACGCAGCAATGTATTTCCAACACTCACGGTCGAGGAATCTCTACGCGCGGCCGGCATCCAGGATGCCCCCCCGCACTTAAAACCTCTCTTACAGCGCACGGCAGCGCAACTTAGCGGAGGCGAGCGACAAAAACTCTCCCTCGCTTCAGTGCCAGCAAATAGCCGCCTCGTTGTGTACGACGAGCCTTTTTCAGCTCTCGATTCCGCTGCTCTGATGACTCACGCAAACACCATCGTCCAAGGGCATAATGCCAAATTGATTATGTTGCCCCAATCTGACGCACCGCTTTCCACGGCAAATGAAACCAATATGAACAGCGACTAATCATGATGAATCCATCTTCCAAACGAAAATCGATTGGCATTTCAGCTCTCGCGGGATTTTTCGTCCTTTTCCTCGTTGGCAGTTGTAACAAACAAACTTCCACGGAAGCGCAAAAGGAAACGGGCACTGACAAGATTCTCGTGGGATCTATTTTGGCGCTCACCGGACCAGCTGCGTCATACGGAGAGATGATGCAACGCGGACTTCAGCTCGCGGAATCCGAGATCAACGCTTCAGGAGGGATCGGAGGTAAACAGTTGAGCGTTATTATCGAAGATTCACAGTTTTCGGCACCCAAGGCCGTCTCCGCATTTCAGAAACTGACTTCGGTGCAAAACGTCAAAGCGATTGTTGGGATTACTGGCAGCAAGATCGCTCTTCCAGTAGCCGAAGCGGCAAAATCAGGAAACTATCTCATCATTGATGCGCTTAGTACCGCGCCGGCTCTGACAGAGCGAGGGGGTCCTCGCTATTTCCGTGTCATCGCATCGGATGCGTTGGCTGGGAAATACAATACCGACTGGGCAATTGAAGAGGGCATGAAAAAGCCTGCCCTCATCTATGTAGAAGACGAATGGGGGGCGAGTTATCGGAACGCCCTTCAAACATATCTCAAATCGAAAGGGTTTCCTGATCCGTTGATTGAAGGCGTAGCCGCGGGAAGCCGGGACTTCCGCACTCAGCTTCAGAAAATTAAAGATAGCGTTTGCGATGTTGTCTTTCTCCTTACGTACAGCAACGAAGGAGCGCCCTTCGTTCAACAACTGCGTGAAGCTGGCGTCACTTCACGAGTCTATGGCAGCGACAACCTTAGTTCGCCTGAGTTTACTGCCGTAGGCGCAACCGTTATCGAAGGCGTCCGCGTCGCCCTTCCATTGCCAACGGAAGGAACGGAGTACGACGAATTCGTCAAAAGGTTCAAGACCGAATTCGGAATGGACCCCGATGTGAACGCTCTTAAGAGCTACGACGCGCTAAACGTTGCCGCGAAAGGAATGAAAGAAGTCGGAACAGATCCAAACAAAATTGCCGACTATCTGCATTCGCCTCAGTTCTCGTATCGCGGCATCTCCGGCGAGATTCGCTTTGATCAAAACGGCGATTTAGTGAGTCAACAATATCGACGCCAGGTTTACCAAAACGGATCGTTGGTGCCTTGGAAGATGTCCAAAGAATAATGATAGCG carries:
- a CDS encoding nuclease-related domain-containing protein; translation: MLISSAMFIWAIFLESAFLLLLGGTVLGLIHWKNRKKRHPFTQKILRPPGESLRIKLVELDERLNDRLIQLFLSAYSPLIMAGLVALQGVHTGIGVWITIAAIAAIASIWSAYRLWKVLNLRPRIRLGFEGERHVGEALNQLMLVGYRVFHDFLITDKPRSIRNIDHIVIGPNGVFAVETKTRRKMKGEKGATVTLLDNALQYPWGIDQRDLAQAQEEAAWLAEWLSKISDQSSEWDRYLSFRAGLSTGAQNW
- a CDS encoding branched-chain amino acid ABC transporter permease yields the protein MQILLNGLIAGCAISLLAVAFQLVYLPTRVFFIGLAGLYSLTPYFVRACQTVGLSLALGIAVAVVAAILLSVLCEWMNHAPLTRNRASEGAHLISSLGIYIVLVQTAAMIWGNETKTLRTGIDSTIHFSGAVLTSAQFVTAGVAAAMLTAFWILLRTTTIGLRLRALADNPTQFALFGYNNNAHRLIAFALGGAFAAASSLLTSYDIGFDPYTGLHAVLLAIVAVIIGGRYSFAGPAIGGLLLGFVREEVVWYFSARWQEAATFAILACFLLLRPQGLFGQQTRLEATTS
- a CDS encoding branched-chain amino acid ABC transporter permease; the encoded protein is MNYLLHLFIYFDIYVIVALSLNLLVGYCGLLTLAHAGFYAVGGYVYALLALRLDWGFIPAVAVAILIGGLLSLTVSLPAWRLKGDFFVLVSLAVQALIFSVIYNWSDPDSALGSFRNLTNGPFGIAGIPKPNVLGFEFDHPASFAVLATTLAAFCAFIIWRLKKSPWGRVLVSMRDDELAARTLGKNTRLLKLQAVAISAAMVAIAGALYAAHLSYVDPTTASLDESILMLSMVIVGGAGNFRGPLVGALVLIALPELLRFTHLPGAFAANLRLGTYGLLLILMMHFRPQGIAGQYRFK
- a CDS encoding ATP-binding cassette domain-containing protein encodes the protein METPRERHEATELDADHDDQSGGKILLSARGLRKTFGGEVVLNGLDFDLHEGEVVLLRGENGSGKTTLINILTGNIEPDSGAIHYSSNGSSRAYEFPRRLWQGLGPQDHFRPEFVAQSGIGRTWQDVRLFNSQSLRDNIAVGVSAQPGENPLRTLFTPRHTRRVERQVGQKADKILADLDLGGREDSSADKISLGQSKRVAIARAFAAGARLFFLDEPLAGLDRQGIINVLALLESLIRQHRVTVVVVEHVFNQIHLHGLLTTDWLLANGRIQRTASEKIIGNRNTLTPQHRPAWFDLLVPSRAEVLEETLPRGAILTRIRSGKRGSESRKILEIRNLVVNRGSHTSIGLDDGREISGLNLALYEGETAVLQAPNGWGKTTLGEAIIGLIPIDRGEILFDGQDIKQLHVWQRARARLHFVPARSNVFPTLTVEESLRAAGIQDAPPHLKPLLQRTAAQLSGGERQKLSLASVPANSRLVVYDEPFSALDSAALMTHANTIVQGHNAKLIMLPQSDAPLSTANETNMNSD
- a CDS encoding ABC transporter substrate-binding protein gives rise to the protein MMNPSSKRKSIGISALAGFFVLFLVGSCNKQTSTEAQKETGTDKILVGSILALTGPAASYGEMMQRGLQLAESEINASGGIGGKQLSVIIEDSQFSAPKAVSAFQKLTSVQNVKAIVGITGSKIALPVAEAAKSGNYLIIDALSTAPALTERGGPRYFRVIASDALAGKYNTDWAIEEGMKKPALIYVEDEWGASYRNALQTYLKSKGFPDPLIEGVAAGSRDFRTQLQKIKDSVCDVVFLLTYSNEGAPFVQQLREAGVTSRVYGSDNLSSPEFTAVGATVIEGVRVALPLPTEGTEYDEFVKRFKTEFGMDPDVNALKSYDALNVAAKGMKEVGTDPNKIADYLHSPQFSYRGISGEIRFDQNGDLVSQQYRRQVYQNGSLVPWKMSKE